CCTGACCAACCTCTCGGCAGCGGACTGGGAGCGCATCGAGCAGCAGCGCCTCTCCCCTCTATTTGTCTCGGTCCATGCCACCAACCCGGATCTGCGCTCCCGGTTGTTGGTGAATCCCCGGGCGGCATTGCTGCTGGAGCAGTTGGCCTGGTTCCAGGAACGTCAGCTGCAGATTCATGCCCAGGTGGTGGTTTGCCCTGGCCTGAATGACGGTGAGGCCCTGGAGCAGACCCTGAAGGACCTCTCGGGGTTTGCTGGTGGGGACTGGCCTGCGGTGCTCTCCGCCGCGGTGGTGCCGGTGGGCTTGACCCGCTATCGCCCCGATGGGGATGGCTTGGTGCCGGTGGATCGGGCCTGCGCCCAGCGGGTGATTGCCCAGGTGGAGCCCTTGCAGGACGGCTTCCGCGAGCAGTTCGGCAGCCGTTTCGCTTGGCTCTCAGATGAGTGGTATCTGATGGCCGGCTATCCGCTGCCGGATCGGGCGGAGTACGAGGACCTGCCCCAGGAGGGCAATGGTGTGGGGAGTATCCGCTCCTTCCTGGAGGCGATGGATGAGGCCACCTCGGATCTCCCTGCTGCGCTGGCCACGCCTCGGCGGGTGAGTTGGGTCGTGGGGCTGTTGGTGGCGGAGGCCCTGCAGCCAGCGGTGGATCGCCTGAACCAGGTGGACGGCTTGGAGGTGCTGCTGCATGGTTTGCCCAGTCCCTATTGGGGGCAAGACCAGGTGGTGACCGGCCTGCTGACGGGCTCCGATCTGCTCGAAGGCTTGGCGGGCGCTGACTTGGGGGATGAATTGCTGCTGCCGGCGGTGATGTTGCGCCAGGGGGAACCGGTTTTCTTGGACGACCAACCCTTCGATGCCGTTGCAGCGCAACTGAAGGCTCCGGTGCGCCTCGTTCATGGGGCGGATGACATCGTGGCAGCGTGCTTGGGCGAATCAACATTCGGTCATTAAGGTTTGGTCAGCATTTATTCGTAGAGAGCTCGGTGGGTCGCCTCGTTCACGCAGTTGTTGCGGCCACTGGAGTTGCGCTGTCTGGTTTTCCGGCTGTCGTCGTTGCCGCGGAACCGCAAGCCGCGCCCAAACCCAAGCTCGAGCTGATTGATCCACCGCCGGTTCCGCTGCCGTCGGCCTTCAGCACCAAGGGCCAGCGCCCCAAGTCCAACCCCAAGGTGTTGCCTCCGGCCGCCACGAAGCTGGATCCGGCCCTGCAGCGCCTGGCAGCTCCGGCGACCTTGGCCCTGCCGGACAAGACCGACCAGATCAAGATCGTCGAATTCCGTCCGCTCTCCTTGCTGGACGTCGAGAACCTCGCTGAAGTCAATAACCCCAACCTCAAGGCGGTCGCCAGCCGGGTGGATCAGGCCCAGAGCAACTTGAGGGCCACGATTGCGGCTTGGTACCCGAGCTTTGATTTCACGACGGGCAATCAGTTCCCGTCTTGGACCTACGGCCGTCAGTACAACTATTTGAACTCCATCGGTTCAACGACGGAAGGCGGCAACACCCAGACCAACCGTTGGGCGGCGACAGCCAACCTCGGCTTCAACTGGGATCTGATCAATCCCCAGCGGGTCCCCCAGGTCAGCGCGGCCCGTGATGCCTTCGAGCAGGCCAAGAACACCTATCTGATCGCGCTGCGAGACCTGCGCCTGCAGGCCTCGCAGGCCTATTTCTCGCTCCAACTCAGCGATGACAATGTGCGCGTTGGTCAGACCTCTGTGCAGGCCTCGTTGGTCAGCCTGAGGGATGCCCGCGCCCGCTACCAGGCCGGTGTGGCCACCAAGCTGGAAGTCCTCGAGGCGGAGACCCAGCTCGCCCGTGACCAAAACATCCTGACGGAGGCCCTCGCCGAGCAGGCAAATGCAAGGCGGGATCTGGCCCGACTGCTGGATCTTCCCCAGAACATCACACCGACGGCCAAGCAGCCCTTGCGCCCCCTTGGCGTTTGGCTCCCTTCGCTTGAGGAGAGCATCTTGGGGGCCTATGCCTTTCGCGAAGAGCTGGACAACGCGCTGCTGGATATCTCGGTCTCCAACAGCAACGCCAATGCCTCCTTGGGTGCGGTTCAGCCGTTCTTGAGCATCATCAACAACTTCGTGACGGGCCGAACCTTTGGTTACGCCGGTCTGAATGCCAATACAGAGGCAGGCTTCGGCATTAGCTCCGGTCAAACCTGGGCGACGGACAACACGGTCGGCTTGAACCTGCGCTGGTCGATCTTTGATGGCGGCCGGGCCCGGGCGCAGTACCGCCAGTCCAAGCAGCAGGCTCAAGAGAACGCCTTCCGCTTTGCCGACACCCGTGATCAGGTGCGCTTCCAGGTGGAGCAGAGCTTCAACAACCTGCGGGCCGATACCCGCACGATCCAGACGACATCGCGGGAGGTGCTCTCCGCTCGTGAATCGCTTCGCCTGGCCCGCCTGCGTTTCCAGGCCGGTGTGACCACCCAGCGGGAAGTTGTGGACAACCAGCGGGACTTGACCCAGGCCCAGCTGCGCTACGCCCGAGCTCTTGCTGACTACAACAACGGTCTGTCGGAGTTGCGCCGCCGTACCGGTCTCGATCAGATCGCGGTCTGCGAGCCGCCGAAGATGACGGCTATTAAGCCCCTGCAGGACGAGAACTACAACGTGCCCGTTCCCCCGGAGCCCCTGCCTCCGGCCTGCAGTGCGCCCATTCCGTCCACGAAGAGCTAGGTCTCGAGTCCGACTAACGTCAGCGACCAGCTGAGCGACTGCAGCTGTCTCTTCCTCTTCCTCTTCCTCGTCTGATCCGTCTGGGGTTGTTCCAGGGGTGCCTGGGCTGTCTGGCGGTGATCTTTGTCGGGATGCTGAACCGGGTGATGCTCACGGAGTTGGGCTTCCCGGGTTTGCTCGTCGGTGGGGCCCTGGCCCTGGAACAAGTCGTGGCCCCGGCCCGGATCCTGTTCGGTCAAATATCCGATAGCCGTCCCTGGGTGGGGCGCCACCGGACGCCCTACATCTGGCTGGGCTCGGCCCTCTTTTGCAGCCTGGCGGTGCTTCTGATTCCGCTGATCTTCCGGCTGCATGCGGCCTTTGGCTCCGGAGACGCCGGCGCGATCACGGCCGGCATTGCCGCCATCTGTGGGGTGGTGGCTTGCTATGGCCTGGCGGTCTCCTTGGCCACGACCCCCTATTTGGCGCTGGTGATTGACCTGACCAGCGAGGAGGAGCGCCCCCGAGCGGTGGGCCTGATCTGGTGCTTGCTCACGGTCGGCATCGTGGTGGGGGCGATTGCCACCAGCATTTGCCTCAAGGGTCTGGACGGGGTGAGCGATCCAGCCCTGCTGGAGCCCGCGCTGTTCCAGTTCTTGGCGCGTGTGGCCGTGGTGGTTTTTGCCCTAACCGTTTTCGCCACGTGGGGCATCGAGCCCCACGCCAGCGAACGCGCCATTAGCCGCTCGGAGGACCGGGAAGACGCGATCACCCTTGGGGATGCCTGGCGCTTGATCACCTGCAGCCGTCAGGTGCTGGTGTTTTTCTGCTTCCTGCTGGCCTTCACCCTGGCGGTGTTCCTGCAGGACCCGATCCTGGAGAGTTACGGCGCCGAGGTCTTCGGCCTGCCGATTGCGGCGACGGCTTCGTTGAGCGCCGTTTGGGGGGTGGGAACCCTGCTCGGTCTTCTGGTTGCGGGCCTCTGGTTGGTTCCCAAGCTTGGGAAGTTCACGGCAGCACGCTTGGGCTGTCAGTTGATCCTGTTGTCCTTGCTGCTCTTGGCGGCGGTGGGGGTCTTGGCCGATCCCAATGCATTGCGGATCGTGCTGTTTCTGTTTGGACTGGCGACAGGGATCGGAACCAATGCCACCTTGGTTTTGATGCTGGACCTCACCCTTCCTGCCGTCGCTGGCACCTTCGTTGGTGTCTGGGGGCTCGCCCAGGCCTACTCAAGGGCGTTGGGCAAGGTCATGGGTGGTGGATTGCTGGATGCCGCGCGTTGGCTGCTGCCCGATGCGCCAGCCCATGCGGCCTATGGCCTGGTGTTGGTGTTTGAGGCGGCCATTGCGGTCCTGGCTCTGGTGCTCTTGACCCGGGTCAGCCTGAAGCAATTCCGGGCGGATACAGCCAGCAATCTCGATCGTGTTCTCGCCGCGGAGCTGGGGTGACGATGCTTTCTCTTGCAATGCCCGAAGGGTTGGAGCGGCTCGGTGCGCTGCTCGATGAGGTGGCCGAGCGGCAACGCCAGGACTTTGGTCAGCTCGATTCCGAGGCGAAGGCGGACGGCAGTTTGATTACCGCCTGTGACCGTTGGAGCGACGCCACCTTGGTCAAGGGGCTGGCTGAGCTCTACCCCGGAGAAGGGGTTTTGAGTGAAGAAGGCAGCCAGCGGGTTCCGACCACCGAGGCCTATTGGGTGGTGGATCCCCTGGATGGGACGACGAACTTCGCGGCGGGGATTCCCTATTGGGCGATTTCCCTGGCTCGCTTTGAGAATGGCGTGCCAGTGCTGGCGGTTTTAGATGTTCCGCCGTTGCGTCAACGGATCGTGGCCATCAGAGGCGGTGGTGCCTGGCGGAAGGACAAAAAATTGGGAGCTCCGTCGGCTCGCAACCAAGTGGCGGGCTGCGCGTCGCTCTGTAGTCGCTCGATCGGGGTGCTGCAGAAGCTTCCGAATCAGCGCTTCCCCGGAAAGATTCGTCTGCTGGGGGTGGCCAGCTTGAACCTGGTGAGTGTGGGGATGGGCCAGACCATCTCCGCTTTGGAGGCCACACCGAAGATTTGGGACTTGGCGGCGGCCTGGCTGGTGCTCCAGGAACTGAACTGCCCGATGGATTGGTTGGTGCGCGATCCGGGGCAGTTGGAGCCGGGTGAGGACCTCAGTGAGGCCAACTTCCCAGTGTTGGCAGCTCGCAACGAGGAGACCCTGGCGCGCTTTAAGCCCTGGGCGGACGCGTTGGTCGGCCGAGCTTGACCCCAGAGGGGCCGATGGTGTTATGGTTATGTGCTGCGAGCAAACCGAAAGGCGAGTGAGCAGCGAACTGGAACCCGAGGTGACTTGGTGATGTAGGTTCGATCGGCGGCAGCGATGCCGCTGGTGAACTGAAAGCCGAGGGAACTCGGTGATGTAAGTTCAACAAGCGGTCGCGAGGCCGCGGACCGAGAGCCCGAAAGACCTGAGAGGGTCGAGCTGAGAAGCGTGTGGCGATCGGAGCACCTGGACAACTGAACGTTTAGGAACTGACGCTTTCACTGCGTTAGTCGCGAGCTGAGGCTGAGAGGCTGAGGTGAGTGGTTAACGAAGATGCAGTGAGGGTGTGAGGTCCCGTCAAAAGTTTTTTAGTTGTGGAAGCTTGTTGCTTGCACGATCTGTCGACTCTCACGGTTGACGGTTGTGTCGGTGTGCAGCAAGTGGAGCAACGACCGGATCTGAGATCCTGGAAAGTCTGAACGAAAGAGATTTTGTTTTGCACTCTTTGAACGCTTCTGTCAGAGGAAGTGGCATCAACTGCGACCGTGCGCCAGCGCGAGTTGTGGGTGAGGCAAGTCAAATTGAGATCACGAAAGTGATCAATAGGATTTGATCTACAACGGAGAGTTTGATCCTGGCTCAGGATGAACGCTGGCGGCGTGCTTAACACATGCAAGTCGAACGAACCTTCGGGTTAGTGGCGGACGGGTGAGTAACGCGTGAGAATCTGCCCTCAGGAGGGGGATAACGGTTGGAAACGACCGCTAATACCCCATATGCCGAGAGGTGAAATGAATTTCGCCTGAGGATGAGCTCGCGTCTGATTAGTTAGTTGGTGGGGTAATGGCCTACCAAGACATCGATCAGTAGCTGGTCTGAGAGGATGATCAGCCACACTGGGACTGAGACACGGCCCAGACTCCTACGGGAGGCAGCAGTGGGGAATTTTCCGCAATGGGCGAAAGCCTGACGGAGCAACGCCGCGTGAGGGATGAAGGCCTCTGGGCTGTAAACCTCTTTTATCAAGGAAGAAGATCTGACGGTACTTGATGAATAAGCCACGGCTAATTCCGTGCCAGCAGCCGCGGTAATACGGGAGTGGCAAGCGTTATCCGGAATTATTGGGCGTAAAGCGTCCGCAGGCGGTCTGTCAAGTCTGCTGTTAAAGCGTGGAGCTTAACTCCATTTCGGCAGTGGAAACTGACAGACTAGAGTGTGGTAGGGGCAGAGGGAATTCCCGGTGTAGCGGTGAAATGCGTAGATATCGGGAAGAACACCAGTGGCGAAGGCGCTCTGCTGGGCCATAACTGACGCTCATGGACGAAAGCCAGGGGAGCGAAAGGGATTAGATACCCCTGTAGTCCTGGCCGTAAACGATGAACACTAGGTGTCGGGGGAATCGACCCCCTCGGTGTCGTAGCCAACGCGTTAAGTGTTCCGCCTGGGGAGTACGCACGCAAGTGTGAAACTCAAAGGAATTGACGGGGGCCCGCACAAGCGGTGGAGTATGTGGTTTAATTCGATGCAACGCGAAGAACCTTACCAGGGTTTGACATCCTGCGAATCTCTTGGAAACGAGAGAGTGCCTTCGGGAACGCAGTGACAGGTGGTGCATGGCTGTCGTCAGCTCGTGTCGTGAGATGTTGGGTTAAGTCCCGCAACGAGCGCAACCCACGTCGTTAGTTGCCAGCATTTAGTTGGGCACTCTAGCGAGACCGCCGGTGATAAACCGGAGGAAGGTGTGGATGACGTCAAGTCATCATGCCCCTTACATCCTGGGCTACACACGTACTACAATGCTACGGACAAAGGGCAGCAAACTCGCGAGAGCTAGCAAATCCCATAAACCGTGGCTCAGTTCAGATCGTAGGCTGCAACTCGCCTACGTGAAGGAGGAATCGCTAGTAATCGCAGGTCAGCATACTGCGGTGAATACGTTCCCGGGCCTTGTACACACCGCCCGTCACACCATGGAAGTTGGCCACGCCCGAAGCCGTTACTCCAACCCTTGTGGAGGAGGACGTCGAAGGTGGGGCTGATGACTGGGGTGAAGTCGTAACAAGGTAGCCGTACCGGAAGGTGCGGCTGGATCACCTCCTAACAGGGAGACAAACAACGATTTTGATGCCTGAGTACTTTTATTCTTAGGCCGAAATCCTGTCACCTTAGGTCGATCGGTACCTCAACTTCAATCCTGTGAGTCGTAAGGCTGCACAACGATTGATTTTTAGTTCCTAAACGTTGTCTAGGTCACCCCATAGAGGGTTCACTTCCTGGGCCATTAGCTCAGGTGGTTAGAGCGCACCCCTGATAAGGGTGAGGTCCCTGGTTCAAGTCCAGGATGGCCCATTCCAAAATCCAGTTTTGGATCATTTGGGGGTTTAGCTCAGTTGGTAGAGCGCCTGCTTTGCAAGCAGGATGTCAGCGGTTCGAGTCCGCTAACCTCCACTAACATATCTGAACTCCTAAGCCAGGAAGAGCTTCTGAGTTGGTGACTAGACGTTGTTCGCAGAGAATCCACTGGTTGAACCAGATGTATTCAGCCTCAGCTCATTGCTGATTCATGATTGAGTCAAGATTGAGCTGATGCTGAATTCACTCTCGAAAGAGAGAGGATTTAGCAGAACCTTGACAACTGCATAGGTGAGTCTGGAAAGACAAAAGCATCTCATAGAGATCAGAGCATTGTTCACCGCAAGGTGAATGGTGACCTGATAATTCTATTTTTGAGAGCCGAGACCTTCTAGCGTTCTTCCCAATCCGCCGAGGAGCGGGGAGTTTGATCCTTTTTTCTAACTGATCGAGAAGCAGAGCAATCTGATCTTTGGTTAAGAGAAAACTGAGAGAATGGGCCTCAACAGCCTGAAGCGTTAGGAGGATTAATTGGTCAAGCTACAAAGGGCTCACGGTGGATACCTTGGCACACAGAGGCGATGAAGGACGTGTTTACCTGCGATAAGTCTCGGGGAGCTGGAAAAACGCTTTGATCCGGGAATTTCCGAATGGGGCAACCCCTAGAACGGCCAGCTGAATCTATAGGCTGGCGCGAGCCAACCCAGCGAACTGAAACATCTTAGTAGCTGGAGGAAAGGAAAGTAAAAACGACTCCCTAAGTAGCGGCGAGCGAACGGGGAAGAGCCTAAACCGATAGTTTCGACTATCGGGGTTGTGGGACAGCAACGTGTATCAGGGAGGTTAGAAGAAGCGTTTGAATGGCGCGCCACAGAGGGTGAAAGCCCCGTATTCGAAAACTGAACTGAGCTAGCTGTATCCCGAGTAGCACGGAGCACGTGGAATTCCGTGTGAATCAGCGAGGACCACCTCGTAAGGCTAAGTACTCCTGTGTGACCGATAGCGCAACAGTACCGCGAGGGAAAGGTGAAAAGAACCCCGGGAGGGGAGTGAAATAGAACATGAAACCGTGAGCTTACAAGCAATGGGAGCCCTACTCATAGGGTGACCGTGTGCCTGTTGAAGAATGAGCCGGCGACTTATAGGCACTGGCAGGTTAAACCGGAAATGGTGGAGCCATAGCGAAAGCGAGTCTGAATAGGGCGATTGTCGGTGTTTATAGACCCGAACCCGGGTGATCTAACCATGGCCAGGATGAAGCTTGGGTGATACCAAGTGGAGGTCCGAACCGACTGATGTTGAAAAATCAGCGGATGAGCTGTGGTTAGGGGTGAAATGCCAATCGAACCCGGAGCTAGCTGGTTCTCCCCGAAATACGTTGAGGCGTAGCGTCTAGTGCTCCAGCAGGGGGGTAAAGCCACCGTTTCGGTGCGGGCTGCGAGAGCGGTACCAAATCGAGACGAACTCTGAATACCCTGTGTGTAACTAGGCAGTCAGACTGTGGGGGATAAGCTCCATGGTCGAAAGGGAAACAGCCCAGACCGCCAGCTAAGGTCCCCAAATCAACACTAAGTGATAAAGGAGGTGGGATTGCCGAGACAACCAGGAGGTTTGCCTAGAAGCAGCCATCCTCAAAGGAGTGCGTAATAGCTCACTGGTCGAGCGATCCTGCGCCGAAAATGAACGGGGCTAAGTGTTGTACCGAAGCTGCGGATTAAACTTGTTTAATGGTAGGGGAGCGTTCTATGTGGGGTGAAGCGTTAGCGTAAGCGGGCGTGGACTGCATAGAAGTGAGAATGTCGGCTTGAGTAGCGAAAAAATGGGTGAGAATCCCATTCCCCGAAACCCTAAGGGTTCCTCCGGCAGGCTCGTCCGCGGAGGGTTAGTCAGGACCTAAGGCGAGGCCGAAAGGCGTAGTCGATGGATAACAGGTCAACATTCCTGTACTGATCATGTTTTGGGAAGGAGGACGGAGAAGGCTAGCCAATCCGGATGTTGGTTACCGGTCCAAGCGTTCGAGGCGTTGAGAGCTGGCGAAAACAGCTTGAGCTGAGGCGTGAGTGCGAGCTGCTACGGCAGCGAAGTTGGTGACGTCAAGCTTCCAAGAAAAGCCCTATACCCGTTAAGGCATGATTACCTGTACCCGAAACCGACACAGGTGGGGTGGTAGAGAATACCGAGGGGCGCGAGGTAACTCTCTCTAAGGAACTCGGCAAAATGACCCCGTAACTTCGGGAGAAGGGGTGCCAGCGCGAGCTGGTCGCAGTGAATAGGCCCAGGCGACTGTTTACCAAAAACACAGGTCTCCGCTAAGTCGCAAGACGATGTATGGGGGCTGACGCCTGCCCAGTGCCGGAAGGTTAAAGAAGTTGGTCAGCGCAAGCGAAGCTAACGACTGAAGCCCCGGTGAACGGCGGCCGTAACTATAACGGTCCTAAGGTAGCGAAATTCCTTGTCGGGTAAGTTCCGACCCGCACGAAAGGCGTAACGATCTGGGCGCTGTCTCGGAGAGAGGCTCGGCGAAATAGAATTGTCTGTGAAGATGCGGACTACGTGCACCCGGACAGAAAGACCCTATGAAGCTTTACTGTAGCTTGGTATTGTGCTCGGGCTCGCAATGCGCAGGATAGGTGGGAGGCTTTGATCCATTGCTTGTGGGTGATGGTGAGCCACTGGTGAGATACCACTCTTTGCGAGCTAGGGTTCTAACGGTTACCCGTTATCCGGGAACCGGACAGTATCTGGTGGGCAGTTTGACTGGGGCGGTCGCCTCCTAAAAGGTAACGGAGGCGCGCAAAGGTTCCCTCAGGCTGGTTGGAAATCAGCCGACGAGTGCAAAAGCAGAAGGGAGCTTGACTGTGAGACCTACAAGTCGAACAGGTACGAAAGTAGGCTTTAGTGATCCGACGGTTCTGAGTGGAAGGGCCGTCGCTCAACGGATAAAAGTTACTCTAGGGATAACAGGCTGATCTCCCCCAAGAGTTCACATCGACGGGGAGGTTTGGCACCTCGATGTCGGCTCATCGCAACCTGGGGCTGAAGTCGGTCCCAAGGGTTGGGCTGTTCGCCCATTAAAGCGGTACGCGAGCTGGGTTCAGAACGTCGTGAGACAGTTCGGTCCATATCCGGTGCATGCGCAGGAATATTGAGAGGATTTCTCCCTAGTACGAGAGGACCGGGAGGAACGCACCTCTGGTGTACCAGTTATCGTGCCAACGGTAAACGCTGGGTAGCCATGTGCGGAGTGGATAACCGCTGAAAGCATCTAAGTGGGAAGCCCACCTCAAGATGAGTATTCCCATGGCTTAAGCCAGTAAGGTCACGGGCAGAACACCCGTTGATAGGCTCTATGTGGAAGCGCAGTAATGCGTGAAGCAGAGGAGTACTAATAGACCGAGGGCTTGACCAAATCTCATCTCTCAAAACACAATGATCGCAAGGTCAATGTGGAGAGCTTTTGAATTACAGAGCGACAACCTCAAGCAAGCGAAAGCAAGCATGAGAGTTGTTCGTAACCTATGCAGTTCTCAGGGTTCACCTGAGAGCGAATATCTATCCTGGTGTCCATGGCGCAGTGGAACCACTCCGATCCATCTCGAACTCGGCTGTGAAACGCTGTAGCGCCGACGATATTTGGGGGGTAGCCCCCTGAGAAAATAGGTCGATGCCAGGTAAAACATTCGCTCCACTAACTCAATCCATGCCGCTCTCTTCTGAAGATGAGAGCCATGGGTTGAGGCGAGAAAGCCACCCCTTAAGGGTGGCTTTTTTGTTGGCTTGAAATAACCAGGTGAGTATCCAAGCTGAGCCCCCTCGCCTCAAGACTTTGATCCCTTAGTGCTGCGGTTGTGCGGCTCGAGGAAGAGCCGCTCACCCCAAGATCTCAACCTCGGCGCATCCACCAAGAAAGAGAAAGCCGCTGGAGCACGGGACCCAGCGGCTTTTTGACTCCAATCAGGACATTCAGATTGCCGCGTAATCAGGAGCGATGCACGTGCACCTGCTTCCAGTTGCCATCCAGCTTTTGCCAGATGCGTGTTTCGCAGCAGCGGGCCGTCACGGGATCTCCGTTTACCAGCTTTTGCGTGAGGCGCGTATAGCTCACCACGACGGAATCGTCACTCAGCCAACGCAGGTGTGGACGCGCCATGGTCACGTTGACCGCAGGTGCCGGCTGGCTGGAGTCTCCGGGAAGTTCGAAGTAGTAGCGATGGAAGGGAAGACCTTCAACGAGGTGGCCTTCGCTCTCGGCTTCAAAGCAGCTGACATCGTGCGCGCAGACGGCCGAGTAGGCCTGCCAATCCCCGGAGGCCACGCTGCTGAGCATGGCCTGATTGAGTTTCAGGATCTCTAGATCGCGCTCGCTAAAAGCCATCTCGAGGATTCAGGCTGCTGTAATCGCTAATCTTCGCAAAGCGTCCGGCTTCGCGGGCTGGGTTGCCTTCTCGATCGCTGAACAGGGTCTTCATCCCGGCTATATCCGCCGCTTCCAGTTCCTGGAGGGAGTCACTGATGAAGAGCACATTCGCTGGAGTTGTCTGCATCTCCGTGGCGATCGTCAGATAACTCTCCTCTGCTTGTTTGGGGCCCGTCTTGGTGTCAAACCAGTGGGTAAAGAGCCCGGTTAAATCTCCCTCGTGGCAGTGGCCATATAGCAATTGCTGGGCTGGAACAGACCCTGATGAATACACCGCCAATGTGAATCCATCGTCACGCCACCGCCGTAGGGCTCTTGGAACATCGGTAAATAAGGGTGCGATTAATTCCCCTGAGGCGTAGCCGGATCGCCAAATGCGTCCTTGGAGATCTTTCAGGGGCGTCAACTTGATGTCCCGTCCAATCAGTTGCCTGAGGTAAGCGCTCAGAGCTTGCACGGAGAGCGTCGAAGCGGCGTCCTGTTGCTGCAGTAGTCCTTTCGCCTCTGGATGGGAGTCCTCTCGCCACGCGACCTCCACATCCCGCATCAGCTTCGCGATGTCGACGTTCCCCTGATGCGCTTCCAGGTAAGGCTCAAGCGATGCGCGCGCATAGGGGAAGAGCACCTCAGAGACAAAGCTCACCGGGCACGTTGTTCCCTCGATGTCCAGCAGGACGTGGGTAATGCTCATCGCTTATTTGGCCTGGATGGACTCCAGCAGAAGTTGGCGCCAGCGTTGCTCGAGGAGGAACTCCAGGATTTCCAGGTGACGCATCGCGCTGCCCAGGTTGCGGCCCCAGGCGTACAGGCCATGGCCGGCGATCAGCAGACCATGGGGAGCATCCCTCAAGAGCGGTCTGGCTTGGGCGGAGAGTTCTGCGAGGTTCTGGTTGTTGGCCAGAACGGGCACATTCACGGAGCAGTCGTGGGTCTTGATGCCGTCGAGGCCCTTCAACATCTCTAGGCCGCTCAACTCCAGGCCTCCCTGACGGCAGGCCCACTGGGATAACAGCGTCCCGGCCTGGGAATGGGTGTGCAGGACTGCGCCGGCTCCGCAGGTTTTCACGATTTCCAGGTGCAGGGCCGTCTCGGCGCTGGCCTTCCCGTTGCCCAAGACCACGTGGCCTTCCCGGTTCACCTGTATCAGGTCGATGGTGGCGACTGATCCCTTATGGACGCCGCTTGGGGCCATCAACAGCCGGATCGGGTCGGCCTCGAGAACGCAGCTGAAATTGCCTCCGGTCCCGTCACACCAGCCCCGGCGATGGATCTCCCCCATGGCCCCGCATAACGCCTTCGCGAGGGCCGTCGTGTTGGCATCGGGTATCGGCACGTCCAACTCAGGGGGTCTTCCCACCCTGGCAGGAGGGGCACCAGTGGCTGCTGCGGCCGCCCAACTTGTCACGTCGGATGGGTGTCCCGCAGATCCGGCAGGGGTCACCCGTGCGCCGGTAGACCCAGGCCGCATTGCCGTAGTTCCCGTTTGTGCCGGTCAAGTCCCGGAAATCACTGAAGGTGGTCCCGCCGGCACCGATGCTCGTCGTCAGCACCTCCACGAGGGCCTCATGGAGGCGCTCGAGTTGCTTTGGCTTCAGGGCTCCAGCCCGTTCTTCGGGAGCAATGCGGCTCATGAAGAGGGATTCATCCGCGTAGATGTTCCCCACGCCGGCCACCAGGGCTTGATCGAGCAGCGCCGTCTTGATCGCACGGCTCGATCCCTTGAGCTTCCCGTGCAGGTATTGGGGGGTGAACGCCGCGCTGAACGGTTCCGGTCCCAGGCGCTTCAGGCCGGTCATCACCGACTCCAGCGGTTCCCCGGGGGGGACCCACCACATCTCACCGAAGCTGCGCAGGTCGACAAAGCGCAGCTCCTGGCCCTGGGGATTCCAGAA
This DNA window, taken from Synechococcus sp. LTW-R, encodes the following:
- a CDS encoding nuclear transport factor 2 family protein, which translates into the protein MAFSERDLEILKLNQAMLSSVASGDWQAYSAVCAHDVSCFEAESEGHLVEGLPFHRYYFELPGDSSQPAPAVNVTMARPHLRWLSDDSVVVSYTRLTQKLVNGDPVTARCCETRIWQKLDGNWKQVHVHRS
- a CDS encoding TolC family protein, with translation MGRLVHAVVAATGVALSGFPAVVVAAEPQAAPKPKLELIDPPPVPLPSAFSTKGQRPKSNPKVLPPAATKLDPALQRLAAPATLALPDKTDQIKIVEFRPLSLLDVENLAEVNNPNLKAVASRVDQAQSNLRATIAAWYPSFDFTTGNQFPSWTYGRQYNYLNSIGSTTEGGNTQTNRWAATANLGFNWDLINPQRVPQVSAARDAFEQAKNTYLIALRDLRLQASQAYFSLQLSDDNVRVGQTSVQASLVSLRDARARYQAGVATKLEVLEAETQLARDQNILTEALAEQANARRDLARLLDLPQNITPTAKQPLRPLGVWLPSLEESILGAYAFREELDNALLDISVSNSNANASLGAVQPFLSIINNFVTGRTFGYAGLNANTEAGFGISSGQTWATDNTVGLNLRWSIFDGGRARAQYRQSKQQAQENAFRFADTRDQVRFQVEQSFNNLRADTRTIQTTSREVLSARESLRLARLRFQAGVTTQREVVDNQRDLTQAQLRYARALADYNNGLSELRRRTGLDQIAVCEPPKMTAIKPLQDENYNVPVPPEPLPPACSAPIPSTKS
- a CDS encoding TIGR03279 family radical SAM protein, which encodes MWNEPSAGVVLADTEGEVRLPAPAVVDRVEADSIGDELGIQPGDRLLSVNGVRPRDLIDLQFLVGEEELCLEVQDPDGTVHQVELEKDADEGLGLAFTEALFDGLKQCNNHCPFCFIDQQPPGHRRSLYVKDDDYRLSFLYGSYLTLTNLSAADWERIEQQRLSPLFVSVHATNPDLRSRLLVNPRAALLLEQLAWFQERQLQIHAQVVVCPGLNDGEALEQTLKDLSGFAGGDWPAVLSAAVVPVGLTRYRPDGDGLVPVDRACAQRVIAQVEPLQDGFREQFGSRFAWLSDEWYLMAGYPLPDRAEYEDLPQEGNGVGSIRSFLEAMDEATSDLPAALATPRRVSWVVGLLVAEALQPAVDRLNQVDGLEVLLHGLPSPYWGQDQVVTGLLTGSDLLEGLAGADLGDELLLPAVMLRQGEPVFLDDQPFDAVAAQLKAPVRLVHGADDIVAACLGESTFGH
- the mtnC gene encoding acireductone synthase, with protein sequence MSITHVLLDIEGTTCPVSFVSEVLFPYARASLEPYLEAHQGNVDIAKLMRDVEVAWREDSHPEAKGLLQQQDAASTLSVQALSAYLRQLIGRDIKLTPLKDLQGRIWRSGYASGELIAPLFTDVPRALRRWRDDGFTLAVYSSGSVPAQQLLYGHCHEGDLTGLFTHWFDTKTGPKQAEESYLTIATEMQTTPANVLFISDSLQELEAADIAGMKTLFSDREGNPAREAGRFAKISDYSSLNPRDGF
- a CDS encoding BCD family MFS transporter — translated: MFQGCLGCLAVIFVGMLNRVMLTELGFPGLLVGGALALEQVVAPARILFGQISDSRPWVGRHRTPYIWLGSALFCSLAVLLIPLIFRLHAAFGSGDAGAITAGIAAICGVVACYGLAVSLATTPYLALVIDLTSEEERPRAVGLIWCLLTVGIVVGAIATSICLKGLDGVSDPALLEPALFQFLARVAVVVFALTVFATWGIEPHASERAISRSEDREDAITLGDAWRLITCSRQVLVFFCFLLAFTLAVFLQDPILESYGAEVFGLPIAATASLSAVWGVGTLLGLLVAGLWLVPKLGKFTAARLGCQLILLSLLLLAAVGVLADPNALRIVLFLFGLATGIGTNATLVLMLDLTLPAVAGTFVGVWGLAQAYSRALGKVMGGGLLDAARWLLPDAPAHAAYGLVLVFEAAIAVLALVLLTRVSLKQFRADTASNLDRVLAAELG
- a CDS encoding inositol monophosphatase family protein, giving the protein MLSLAMPEGLERLGALLDEVAERQRQDFGQLDSEAKADGSLITACDRWSDATLVKGLAELYPGEGVLSEEGSQRVPTTEAYWVVDPLDGTTNFAAGIPYWAISLARFENGVPVLAVLDVPPLRQRIVAIRGGGAWRKDKKLGAPSARNQVAGCASLCSRSIGVLQKLPNQRFPGKIRLLGVASLNLVSVGMGQTISALEATPKIWDLAAAWLVLQELNCPMDWLVRDPGQLEPGEDLSEANFPVLAARNEETLARFKPWADALVGRA